A section of the Planctomycetota bacterium genome encodes:
- a CDS encoding alpha/beta hydrolase-fold protein, protein MSLFLFAGVLLFQAAAPQEAPPPDERQLYKLGPDSQRQEGVPRGTVTKRSWKSRIFAGTERDYWVYVPAQYDAARPAAVMVFQDGGSYVNENGAFRVPIVFDNLIHRKEIPVVIGIFINPGVFPAEKPGAKPVSNRSFEYDTLSDQYARFLIEEILPEVGRQYVLSQDPKDRAIGGISSGGICAFTVAWERPDQFSKVLSHVGSFVNIRGGHVYPSLIRKTRPPKPIRVFLQDGAHDLDNEHGNWPLANQEMAAALKFAGYDYRFEYGVGKHSGVHGGAILPESLRWLWRP, encoded by the coding sequence ATGAGCCTGTTCCTTTTCGCCGGAGTGCTTCTTTTCCAGGCGGCCGCTCCGCAGGAGGCGCCTCCGCCGGACGAGCGGCAGCTGTACAAGCTGGGCCCGGACTCCCAGCGGCAGGAAGGCGTCCCGCGCGGCACGGTGACCAAGCGCTCGTGGAAAAGCCGGATCTTCGCGGGCACGGAGCGGGACTATTGGGTGTACGTTCCCGCCCAGTACGACGCCGCGCGTCCCGCCGCGGTCATGGTCTTTCAGGACGGCGGCAGCTACGTCAACGAGAACGGCGCGTTCCGGGTTCCCATCGTCTTCGATAACCTCATTCACCGGAAGGAGATCCCCGTCGTGATCGGGATCTTCATCAATCCGGGCGTCTTCCCCGCCGAAAAGCCGGGGGCCAAGCCCGTCTCCAACCGCAGTTTCGAGTACGACACGCTTTCGGATCAGTACGCGCGGTTTCTCATCGAGGAGATTCTTCCCGAGGTGGGCCGGCAGTACGTGCTGAGCCAGGATCCCAAGGATCGGGCGATCGGCGGGATCAGCTCGGGGGGAATCTGCGCCTTCACGGTCGCCTGGGAGCGGCCGGACCAGTTCTCCAAGGTGCTCAGTCACGTGGGCAGCTTCGTCAACATCCGGGGCGGGCACGTCTACCCGTCGCTCATCAGGAAGACCCGGCCGCCCAAGCCGATCCGGGTTTTTCTCCAGGACGGAGCCCACGACCTGGACAATGAGCACGGCAACTGGCCGCTGGCCAACCAGGAGATGGCGGCCGCGCTCAAGTTCGCCGGGTACGATTACCGCTTCGAATACGGCGTCGGAAAGCACTCGGGCGTCCACGGCGGGGCGATCCTGCCGGAGTCCCTGCGCTGGCTCTGGCGGCCGTGA
- a CDS encoding L-threonylcarbamoyladenylate synthase — protein sequence MGKPAIFLDRDGTLIEDRGPRSDPAQVLFYPGLEGALRRLGGAFEFFIVVPRNGAAGGRVRPEDARRVNDAVVERLAGAGVPVRGVYCGPPRRADGCGGVEPNPHFLFRARDEHGVDLSRSWVVGDHPADMELAAAAGARGVYVLTGHGEKHRTELKVSCAVVPSLVEAAEEIARVHAARVLREGGLVAFPTETVYGLGADATHEAAVRRIFAVKGRPAGHPLIVHLASAEELGEWAAEVPREARILSERFWPGPLTIVLRRGERVSRVVTGGQETVGLRVPAHPAARALLREFGGGVAAPSANRFGRVSPTTADHVRQDLGEDVDFILDGGPCTVGIESTIVDLSGEAPALLRPGGVPREALEAALGRPVPPAGSGGPRAPGRLASHYAPRARVILAEPGTLEARAAELRARGVRVEILRLPEDGEAAARMLYAALRAADARGVEAVVAAAPSEEGLGLAIADRLRKAAGGRSETEQLPSPEERS from the coding sequence ATGGGCAAGCCCGCGATCTTCCTGGACCGGGACGGGACGCTGATCGAAGACCGCGGTCCCCGGAGCGACCCCGCGCAGGTCTTGTTTTACCCGGGCCTCGAGGGGGCGTTGCGCCGCCTGGGCGGCGCCTTCGAGTTTTTCATCGTCGTTCCCCGGAATGGAGCGGCCGGGGGCCGTGTCCGTCCCGAGGACGCCCGGCGTGTGAATGACGCCGTGGTCGAACGCCTCGCCGGCGCCGGGGTTCCCGTCCGCGGCGTGTATTGCGGCCCGCCTCGGCGCGCCGACGGATGCGGAGGCGTCGAGCCGAATCCGCACTTCCTTTTCCGCGCCCGCGACGAGCACGGCGTGGACCTTTCACGCTCGTGGGTCGTGGGGGACCATCCGGCCGACATGGAGCTGGCGGCCGCCGCCGGGGCGCGCGGCGTTTATGTCCTGACGGGCCACGGGGAGAAACATCGCACGGAGCTCAAGGTTTCCTGCGCGGTCGTTCCCAGTCTGGTCGAGGCCGCGGAGGAGATCGCGCGGGTTCACGCGGCGCGCGTTCTGCGGGAGGGGGGGCTGGTGGCGTTTCCCACCGAGACGGTGTACGGCCTCGGGGCGGATGCGACCCACGAGGCGGCGGTGCGGAGGATCTTCGCGGTCAAAGGCCGTCCGGCCGGTCATCCTCTGATCGTTCATCTGGCCTCGGCGGAGGAGCTTGGGGAGTGGGCGGCCGAGGTTCCTCGGGAAGCCAGGATTCTCTCGGAGCGCTTCTGGCCGGGACCTCTGACGATCGTTCTGCGGCGGGGGGAGCGGGTGTCTCGGGTCGTGACGGGCGGCCAGGAAACGGTGGGGTTGCGGGTTCCCGCCCATCCGGCGGCGCGGGCGCTGCTCCGGGAATTCGGCGGGGGCGTGGCGGCGCCGTCGGCCAACCGGTTCGGGCGGGTCAGCCCCACGACGGCGGACCACGTGCGGCAGGATCTCGGGGAGGACGTGGATTTCATTCTCGACGGCGGTCCGTGCACCGTGGGGATCGAGTCGACGATCGTGGATCTTTCGGGGGAAGCGCCGGCGCTTCTGCGGCCCGGGGGAGTTCCGCGGGAGGCGCTGGAGGCGGCGCTGGGTCGGCCGGTTCCACCGGCCGGTTCGGGCGGCCCGCGCGCGCCCGGACGGCTGGCGTCGCACTACGCGCCCCGCGCGCGGGTGATCCTGGCCGAGCCGGGGACGCTGGAGGCGCGGGCGGCCGAGCTGCGGGCCCGGGGGGTGCGGGTGGAGATTCTGCGGCTTCCCGAGGATGGGGAGGCCGCGGCGCGGATGCTCTACGCCGCCCTGCGGGCGGCCGACGCTCGAGGGGTCGAGGCCGTGGTCGCGGCGGCGCCTTCCGAGGAGGGATTGGGGCTGGCGATCGCGGATCGCCTGCGGAAGGCCGCCGGAGGCCGCTCGGAGACGGAGCAACTCCCGTCCCCGGAGGAGCGTTCGTAA
- a CDS encoding lipopolysaccharide kinase InaA family protein: MLLHGAELVTRGAGREILAGLRTPREVIARWGVLPEGGRARSAVRELRLPQGRFFLKVYAYSGLWRLRTLFIVSRARREYRNLLRLAELGFDVPEPLAYGQERTLGFVSVSFLLTRAVEPAVGLRDLADRPGSAPFALPGTAERRALLSDFARTLRRAHDAGFFIHTLRAKNLLLGRRDGRWALHVLDVPFAGIWRYRIFRRAGRVRDLACLMRVGRMLLSRTDRMRFARAYGADRTLLRRAQAYQEKHYP; encoded by the coding sequence ATGCTCCTCCACGGCGCGGAACTGGTGACCCGCGGCGCGGGACGCGAAATCCTTGCGGGGCTCCGCACGCCCCGCGAGGTGATCGCCCGCTGGGGCGTCCTTCCCGAGGGGGGTCGCGCCCGCAGCGCCGTCCGGGAACTGCGCCTTCCTCAAGGGCGGTTCTTCCTTAAGGTATACGCCTACTCGGGGCTCTGGCGGTTGCGGACGCTCTTTATCGTCTCCCGGGCGCGCCGGGAGTATCGCAACCTGCTGCGTCTGGCGGAGCTCGGCTTCGACGTTCCGGAACCCCTGGCGTACGGCCAGGAGCGGACGCTGGGATTCGTGAGCGTGAGCTTTCTTCTGACCCGGGCGGTCGAGCCGGCCGTGGGTCTGCGGGATCTGGCCGATCGGCCGGGCTCGGCGCCCTTCGCGCTGCCCGGGACGGCCGAACGGCGGGCGCTCCTGTCGGACTTCGCCCGGACGCTCCGCCGGGCGCACGACGCGGGATTCTTCATCCACACGCTGCGGGCCAAGAATCTCCTCCTCGGGCGGCGGGACGGGCGCTGGGCGCTGCATGTCCTCGACGTTCCTTTCGCCGGCATCTGGCGGTATCGGATCTTCCGGCGCGCCGGTCGCGTGCGGGATCTGGCCTGCCTCATGCGGGTGGGCCGGATGCTTCTGTCCCGGACCGACCGGATGCGCTTCGCGCGCGCGTACGGGGCGGACCGGACCCTCCTGCGCCGCGCTCAGGCCTATCAGGAGAAACACTACCCATGA
- a CDS encoding polysaccharide deacetylase family protein has translation MRATLPAIFVLTLGCVSEPRTGPPPASAPGPRLYVALWFDTEDYILPASDDAARRLAEFLTREGIRATFKVVGEKARTLERRGRRDVIEALGRHEIGYHSNWHSLHPTPAQYLADLGWDEGVAEFERREGPGVEDLRRLFGRNPTCYGQPGSSWAPQAYGAMRRWGMVAYLDAGSHVVLDQKPHYYAGLLTLYRLAHTLRTGLGGPADLEDARKRFAAARERLLAEGGGVVHIFYHPCEWVHRQFWDGVNFAAGATPPRREWKLPPRKTPEETRTAFETFEAYIRWIKTFPDVRFITATDAARLYRDRARGRTFTEAEIREIAAAVGEEVTYQRRGEYALSAAEVFAILCAFAARGGPVTLEDGPLGPTGEVPLLDAPVRAHAEDFARAVEEADGYVRRHGRLPSTVWLGSRGVPPEAFLRALAARLRGGASEEPVEVPPARLGCARHVAEDSPKLWGWLFPPGFHAPRLMDLARRQSWTLKPAIADPTAIP, from the coding sequence ATGCGCGCGACGCTTCCGGCGATCTTCGTCCTCACCCTCGGCTGCGTGTCGGAGCCCCGGACCGGCCCCCCGCCCGCCTCCGCGCCGGGGCCCCGGCTCTACGTGGCGCTCTGGTTCGACACCGAGGACTACATCCTTCCGGCCAGCGACGACGCCGCGCGGCGCCTGGCGGAATTCCTGACGCGCGAGGGGATCCGCGCGACCTTCAAGGTCGTGGGCGAAAAGGCCCGCACGCTGGAGCGCCGCGGCCGCCGGGACGTGATCGAGGCGCTTGGGCGCCACGAGATCGGTTACCACTCGAACTGGCACAGCCTCCACCCGACGCCGGCGCAGTATCTGGCGGACCTCGGGTGGGACGAAGGCGTGGCGGAATTCGAGCGTCGCGAGGGCCCCGGGGTCGAGGATCTGCGGCGCCTCTTCGGACGGAACCCCACCTGCTACGGGCAGCCGGGAAGCTCCTGGGCCCCGCAGGCGTACGGCGCGATGCGCCGCTGGGGCATGGTCGCGTACCTCGACGCGGGAAGCCACGTCGTGCTCGACCAGAAGCCGCACTATTACGCCGGACTCCTCACGCTTTACCGCCTCGCCCACACGCTGCGCACCGGCCTGGGCGGGCCCGCGGACCTGGAGGACGCCCGTAAGCGCTTCGCGGCGGCGCGCGAGCGGCTCCTGGCGGAAGGGGGCGGCGTGGTCCACATCTTCTACCACCCCTGCGAGTGGGTCCACCGGCAGTTCTGGGACGGCGTCAACTTCGCCGCGGGGGCCACGCCGCCGCGCCGCGAGTGGAAGCTCCCGCCCCGGAAGACGCCCGAGGAGACGCGGACGGCGTTCGAGACTTTCGAGGCGTACATCCGCTGGATCAAGACCTTCCCGGACGTCCGCTTCATCACGGCGACGGACGCGGCGCGGCTGTACCGCGACCGCGCCCGCGGGCGGACCTTCACGGAGGCGGAGATCCGCGAGATCGCCGCGGCGGTGGGCGAAGAGGTCACCTACCAGCGGCGCGGCGAATACGCCCTCTCGGCGGCCGAGGTCTTCGCGATTCTGTGCGCCTTCGCGGCCCGGGGCGGACCCGTGACGCTCGAGGACGGTCCGCTCGGCCCGACGGGCGAGGTTCCTCTGCTCGACGCCCCCGTGCGGGCGCACGCGGAGGACTTCGCGCGGGCGGTCGAGGAGGCCGACGGCTACGTGCGGCGCCATGGACGGCTGCCCTCGACCGTGTGGCTCGGAAGCCGGGGGGTTCCGCCCGAGGCGTTTCTCCGCGCCCTGGCCGCGCGGCTGCGCGGCGGGGCCTCGGAGGAGCCCGTCGAGGTTCCTCCCGCCCGGCTGGGCTGCGCGCGGCACGTCGCCGAAGACAGCCCGAAGCTCTGGGGGTGGCTTTTCCCGCCGGGCTTCCACGCGCCGCGCCTCATGGATCTGGCGCGACGCCAGTCCTGGACGCTCAAGCCCGCGATCGCCGACCCCACGGCGATTCCTTGA
- a CDS encoding phosphoadenylyl-sulfate reductase, giving the protein MDAPPAAPSRRPRFSADEIAELDRRFESAPPQEVLRWALSTFGKSAALAWSGAEDVAVLDMMWRIDPKAVRVFTLDTGRLNPETYEFIDEVRARYGIDVEILFPDAAAVERMVREKGVNLFYRSVENRKLCCHVRKVEPLNRILSTLDAWITGLRRSQAVTRGRVRKVELDYAHGRIVKINPLADWTTPQVFEYLAAHGVPRNRLHDQGYVSIGCAPCTRAVRPGEDERAGRWWWERPEEKECGLHPAP; this is encoded by the coding sequence ATGGACGCTCCCCCCGCCGCGCCTTCCCGCCGCCCGCGCTTTTCGGCCGACGAGATCGCCGAGCTCGACCGGCGCTTCGAATCGGCCCCGCCCCAGGAGGTCCTGCGATGGGCCCTTTCGACGTTCGGAAAGTCCGCGGCCCTGGCCTGGAGCGGCGCCGAGGATGTGGCGGTCCTGGACATGATGTGGCGCATCGACCCCAAGGCCGTCCGCGTGTTCACGCTGGACACCGGCCGCCTCAATCCCGAAACCTACGAGTTCATCGACGAGGTGCGCGCCCGCTACGGGATCGACGTGGAGATCCTTTTCCCGGACGCCGCCGCCGTGGAACGGATGGTCCGCGAGAAAGGCGTCAACCTCTTCTACCGGTCGGTGGAAAACCGCAAGCTCTGCTGTCACGTGAGGAAGGTCGAGCCGCTCAACCGCATCCTGTCCACGTTGGACGCCTGGATCACGGGCCTTCGCCGCAGCCAGGCGGTCACGCGCGGGCGCGTCCGGAAGGTGGAACTGGATTACGCCCACGGCAGGATCGTGAAGATCAACCCGCTGGCCGACTGGACGACGCCGCAGGTCTTCGAGTACCTGGCCGCCCACGGCGTGCCCCGCAACCGGCTGCACGACCAGGGGTACGTTTCCATCGGCTGCGCCCCGTGCACGCGCGCCGTGCGTCCCGGCGAGGACGAGCGCGCCGGACGGTGGTGGTGGGAACGGCCGGAAGAGAAGGAGTGCGGGCTCCACCCCGCGCCGTAG
- a CDS encoding acyl-CoA dehydrogenase family protein — MTGTDGGRGIRFEFTEEQELLRSLAREFVEKEVKPRAARIDREGRIPPELLERAQALGLFGVAFPAEYGGGGGGETGYCILMEELGRGCGSFAGVVGAHQGIGAMSIFLAGSPEQKRRWLPDLCAGRKIACYALTEPSGGSDAAMMRTTAIRKGSRWILTGDKIWITNADIADLFVVYAVTDPALRARGGITAFVVERGAPGLTVGPPDEKMGLRAMHSPQIFLDQVEVPDENVLGAPGEGFKVAMAALDRGRLSLGATVLGSAKEMLDLSVGYARQRQAFGKPLAEHEFIQGYLAEMAAWIYAMESAVYRTAWMCDRGMRITRESAIVKMLATERYAEIVDRALQIHGGMGYMCELPIERFYRDERVYRIFEGTNEIQRIVIARDVVRKGGY, encoded by the coding sequence ATGACCGGCACGGACGGCGGGCGCGGAATCCGCTTCGAGTTCACGGAGGAACAGGAGCTTCTGCGCTCCCTGGCGAGGGAATTCGTCGAAAAGGAGGTGAAGCCCCGGGCCGCGCGGATCGACCGCGAAGGCCGGATTCCTCCCGAGCTACTGGAGCGCGCCCAAGCGCTGGGGCTTTTCGGCGTGGCTTTCCCGGCGGAATACGGCGGCGGAGGGGGAGGCGAGACGGGCTACTGCATTCTGATGGAGGAGCTCGGCCGCGGGTGCGGCTCGTTCGCCGGCGTCGTCGGCGCCCACCAGGGCATCGGCGCGATGTCGATCTTCCTGGCCGGAAGCCCCGAGCAGAAACGCCGCTGGCTGCCCGACCTCTGCGCCGGACGCAAGATCGCCTGCTACGCCCTGACGGAGCCTTCCGGCGGATCGGACGCCGCCATGATGCGCACGACCGCGATCCGGAAGGGTTCCCGGTGGATCCTCACCGGAGACAAAATCTGGATCACGAACGCGGACATCGCCGATCTTTTCGTCGTTTACGCGGTGACCGATCCGGCGCTGCGGGCGCGCGGGGGGATCACGGCTTTCGTCGTGGAACGCGGCGCGCCGGGCCTGACGGTCGGACCGCCGGACGAGAAGATGGGACTCCGCGCCATGCACTCGCCGCAGATCTTCCTCGATCAGGTGGAGGTTCCCGACGAGAACGTCCTGGGGGCGCCCGGCGAGGGCTTCAAAGTGGCCATGGCCGCGCTCGACCGGGGAAGGCTGTCTCTGGGAGCGACGGTGCTGGGCTCCGCCAAGGAGATGCTCGATCTTTCGGTGGGCTACGCCCGCCAGCGGCAGGCTTTCGGAAAGCCGCTGGCGGAGCACGAGTTCATCCAGGGGTACCTCGCGGAGATGGCGGCCTGGATCTACGCGATGGAGTCGGCGGTGTACCGGACGGCCTGGATGTGCGACCGCGGCATGCGGATCACCCGGGAGAGCGCGATCGTCAAGATGCTGGCGACGGAGCGGTACGCCGAGATTGTGGACCGGGCGCTTCAGATCCACGGCGGCATGGGCTACATGTGCGAGCTTCCGATCGAGCGCTTCTACCGCGACGAGCGGGTCTATCGGATTTTCGAGGGCACCAACGAAATCCAGCGGATCGTCATCGCGCGGGACGTCGTCCGGAAGGGCGGATACTGA
- a CDS encoding alpha/beta fold hydrolase: MDAAGTTEDRVFGRPELYPPLPPALYPDTETDIFSVSVEGAEVRYACRGAPSRPPLVFVHGWGASFKFWKKTLPYFSPRFRCLAPDLPGFGASEKPDRDYSMEALAVWLGRFLDAVGVRRASIVGHSMGGTVALLLALEAPERVERLAVVNPVVTGSTAFSGAYRFLMMPGIRTAAWLLARGKRFRRWVARDFSYVQRLDDELADDVARPTYRAAVETLRALAKVDLAPRLERLSMPVLSVGTDLDRVVAPGQFRQVPGRTVLLSGCGHMPMLERPDEFNRRLDAFLRGEDGPDQSF, encoded by the coding sequence ATGGACGCCGCCGGAACGACGGAGGACCGGGTCTTCGGCCGGCCGGAACTTTATCCCCCGCTTCCGCCGGCGCTTTACCCGGACACGGAGACGGACATCTTCAGCGTCTCGGTCGAGGGCGCGGAGGTGCGGTATGCGTGCCGGGGAGCGCCCTCGCGGCCGCCTTTGGTCTTCGTTCACGGCTGGGGCGCATCCTTCAAGTTCTGGAAGAAAACCCTGCCGTATTTTTCTCCCCGCTTCCGGTGCCTGGCGCCGGATCTGCCCGGGTTCGGGGCGTCGGAAAAGCCGGACCGCGACTACTCGATGGAAGCCCTGGCCGTCTGGCTGGGCCGGTTCCTGGACGCCGTCGGCGTGCGGCGCGCGTCGATCGTGGGTCATTCCATGGGAGGCACGGTGGCGCTCCTTCTGGCGCTGGAGGCGCCGGAGCGGGTGGAGCGTCTGGCCGTGGTCAACCCGGTCGTGACGGGATCGACCGCGTTTTCGGGAGCGTACCGGTTCCTCATGATGCCGGGGATCCGGACGGCGGCCTGGCTTCTGGCGCGCGGGAAGCGGTTCCGCCGGTGGGTGGCCAGGGACTTTTCGTACGTCCAGCGGCTTGACGACGAGCTGGCCGACGACGTGGCGCGGCCGACGTACCGGGCGGCGGTGGAGACGCTCCGGGCGCTGGCGAAGGTGGACCTGGCGCCGCGGCTGGAGCGGCTCTCGATGCCGGTGCTTTCCGTGGGAACCGATCTCGACCGGGTGGTGGCGCCCGGCCAGTTCCGCCAGGTTCCCGGCCGGACGGTGCTTCTTTCGGGGTGCGGGCACATGCCGATGCTGGAGCGGCCGGACGAGTTCAACCGGCGGCTCGACGCGTTTCTGCGGGGCGAGGACGGTCCGGATCAGAGCTTCTGA